From a region of the Halomonas sp. HL-93 genome:
- a CDS encoding DUF1028 domain-containing protein, whose translation MTLSLVHVHPETGTVATLTATGGVAVGGYVHHCWRGLGACVTQGRYTNPWYPARVFETLSQGASASEALQVAIQTDGRSENRQCLVMDAQGRANVHTGSANLPSVAANLYPSVAAAGNMLHNTDVVTMLAKHFIQISTLNSTAVLQDGAHPRYPHDHDQRLLSHLLDALEAALNAGGDARGTRSAALRIESFAQPPIDLRVDWADDVIEALRALEARFRAADFQAFWQQLPLR comes from the coding sequence ATGACGCTTTCACTGGTTCACGTTCATCCTGAAACGGGCACCGTGGCCACGCTCACCGCAACGGGTGGCGTGGCGGTGGGTGGCTATGTGCATCATTGCTGGCGCGGCCTTGGGGCGTGCGTTACCCAGGGGCGCTACACCAACCCCTGGTACCCTGCACGGGTATTCGAGACCTTGAGCCAAGGCGCTTCCGCTTCCGAGGCGTTGCAAGTGGCAATTCAGACTGATGGCCGCTCAGAGAATCGTCAGTGCCTGGTGATGGACGCTCAAGGACGAGCTAATGTACATACTGGTTCCGCCAACCTGCCCAGTGTAGCTGCCAACCTCTACCCAAGTGTCGCAGCAGCAGGCAACATGCTGCATAACACCGATGTAGTCACAATGTTGGCCAAGCACTTTATTCAAATCAGCACGCTCAACAGCACCGCTGTCCTGCAAGATGGCGCTCACCCTCGATACCCCCACGATCACGACCAACGGCTGCTCAGCCACTTACTGGACGCGTTGGAGGCCGCTCTCAATGCGGGCGGCGATGCCCGTGGGACACGCTCAGCCGCGCTGCGTATCGAGTCCTTTGCTCAGCCTCCTATCGACCTTCGGGTGGATTGGGCCGACGACGTTATTGAGGCACTGCGGGCGCTTGAAGCGCGTTTCAGGGCGGCCGACTTTCAAGCGTTTTGGCAGCAGCTACCGCTACGCTGA
- a CDS encoding YfcC family protein codes for MTEHNTAAAARPSKKWYQTVPDPMVLIFMILVATYLLTFIIPAGEFERTTQDGQTVVIADSFRYLNDVAALSPFNIFVAIPEGLISASQYLFIVFIAGGLFHILQKTGALENAIGVAVHRVGIERRNMIITVGTFIYGFFGVAVGFENNIALVPIAVLIASAIGCSSLVGTTMAVGGIGIGFALSPINPYTVGVAQGIAELPTFSGAWLRTLMVVSSLALLSLYICKRVIKMDFEEPDNAESLSKPLSEYRLTKRNLLTIAVFVGGLGAMLIGVFTRGWYINEIAATFLLLAIIIGALNGLSANGIVKQMMEGAASVTAGALVIGVAASIQVILEQAVIIDTIVNSLSALIDNIPPLFSAIGASVVQGVINLFIPSGSGQALVTMPILIPVADLVGMSRQLMITAFQVGDGLTNLIVPTSGGTLAMLALGRVSYAQWLKAILPFMVVVYLLAWVGLIIGHYAGY; via the coding sequence ATGACAGAACACAACACGGCGGCGGCAGCCCGTCCGAGCAAAAAATGGTACCAAACGGTCCCCGATCCAATGGTGCTGATCTTTATGATTTTGGTCGCAACTTATCTGCTGACCTTCATTATTCCTGCCGGTGAGTTTGAGCGAACGACACAGGACGGACAAACCGTCGTCATCGCTGACTCCTTTAGGTACTTAAACGACGTTGCCGCCTTGTCGCCCTTCAATATTTTTGTGGCGATACCGGAAGGCCTCATCTCCGCCTCGCAATACCTATTTATTGTCTTTATCGCCGGCGGCCTGTTTCATATCCTGCAGAAAACCGGTGCGCTCGAAAACGCCATCGGCGTCGCGGTTCATCGCGTCGGGATTGAGCGCCGCAATATGATCATTACCGTTGGCACCTTCATTTACGGCTTTTTCGGTGTCGCGGTGGGATTTGAGAATAATATCGCCCTCGTCCCCATTGCAGTGCTTATTGCCAGTGCTATTGGATGCTCTAGCTTGGTAGGAACCACAATGGCGGTTGGCGGCATCGGTATCGGCTTTGCGCTGTCGCCGATCAACCCATACACCGTTGGCGTGGCGCAAGGTATTGCCGAGCTACCCACGTTTTCGGGCGCCTGGCTGCGTACCTTGATGGTGGTTTCATCGCTCGCCCTGCTATCGCTGTATATCTGCAAACGTGTCATCAAGATGGACTTTGAAGAGCCTGACAACGCCGAGTCGTTAAGCAAGCCCCTAAGCGAATACCGCCTGACCAAGCGCAATCTTTTGACCATCGCGGTCTTTGTTGGCGGCTTGGGCGCAATGCTTATCGGCGTCTTTACGCGCGGCTGGTATATCAATGAGATCGCCGCCACTTTTCTATTACTGGCGATCATCATCGGTGCGCTCAACGGCCTTTCGGCCAACGGTATTGTTAAACAGATGATGGAAGGCGCGGCGAGTGTCACCGCCGGCGCGCTGGTGATCGGGGTCGCGGCCTCTATTCAGGTTATCCTGGAGCAGGCGGTGATTATTGACACCATCGTTAATTCGCTGAGCGCCTTGATCGACAACATTCCCCCGCTGTTCTCGGCGATTGGTGCCAGTGTCGTCCAGGGCGTTATCAACCTGTTCATACCCTCGGGTTCCGGGCAGGCGTTGGTTACCATGCCGATTCTGATTCCTGTCGCCGACCTAGTCGGCATGAGCCGTCAGTTAATGATCACGGCTTTCCAGGTGGGCGACGGCTTGACCAACCTGATTGTGCCTACCTCAGGCGGCACCCTGGCAATGCTGGCCCTTGGTCGTGTTTCTTATGCGCAGTGGCTGAAAGCCATTCTGCCCTTTATGGTCGTGGTCTATTTACTGGCCTGGGTAGGCTTGATCATTGGCCACTACGCAGGCTACTGA
- a CDS encoding M24 family metallopeptidase: protein MDYHHYREALAETLAQSELPFSHSEYQARLDTVRQAMAERGLDALLLTDPADINYLTGYHTFEVSVHACLVCTPERLVLQVASIETGAAVVTARVDEIIGYRWENVDEIITPLADLLASCPRIGIDGWSSGLRVGVMEALANSVGRERFCEAGDLLDTIRIVKSAAELDMLQESARITAAGLDAAIQIIRPGMTDNDIAAVGAKALLENGSEFMSLQPIVTSGHRIGIIHVNHKRHVIQPNEPVFLEFGAAYQRYTAPMMRTAVTGAPSPALSATRDLCRSMFETLCNAMRPGNTFDEAARAADALLAPQRDRLFFSGVFGYAVGAQFPPSWVEGTGYIAQGQLREFEANMVFHLPLCLRSPGQWGVGLSDTVVVTAQGAKPLTGNDWQLFQAPSTTR, encoded by the coding sequence ATGGATTACCACCACTACCGCGAAGCCCTTGCCGAGACTCTCGCTCAGAGCGAGCTGCCTTTTTCTCATTCGGAATACCAAGCGCGCCTGGATACAGTTCGCCAAGCGATGGCCGAGCGCGGCCTTGACGCCTTGCTGCTCACCGATCCAGCCGATATTAATTACCTCACCGGCTACCACACCTTCGAGGTCTCGGTGCATGCGTGCCTAGTGTGCACACCAGAGCGCTTAGTACTGCAAGTGGCGTCGATTGAAACGGGAGCTGCCGTTGTTACGGCTCGGGTGGACGAGATTATTGGTTATCGCTGGGAAAACGTGGATGAAATTATCACCCCGCTGGCAGACCTGCTCGCCAGCTGCCCCCGCATCGGCATTGATGGCTGGAGCAGTGGATTACGCGTGGGTGTTATGGAGGCCCTGGCCAATAGCGTTGGTCGAGAGCGCTTCTGCGAGGCTGGCGATTTGCTGGATACCATTCGGATCGTTAAAAGCGCCGCCGAGCTCGACATGCTGCAAGAAAGCGCGCGCATTACCGCCGCTGGGTTGGACGCCGCCATCCAGATAATTCGCCCTGGCATGACCGATAACGATATTGCTGCCGTGGGGGCCAAAGCGTTGTTGGAAAACGGCAGTGAATTTATGAGCCTTCAGCCGATTGTTACTAGTGGGCATCGCATTGGGATCATTCACGTCAACCACAAGCGTCACGTAATACAGCCTAATGAGCCGGTTTTTTTGGAATTCGGCGCCGCCTATCAGCGCTATACCGCCCCTATGATGCGCACCGCCGTTACCGGCGCACCCAGCCCGGCCCTTTCTGCCACTCGCGATCTGTGCCGCTCGATGTTTGAAACGCTGTGCAATGCCATGCGCCCAGGTAACACCTTTGATGAGGCCGCCAGGGCCGCTGATGCACTGCTCGCGCCGCAACGTGACCGGCTGTTTTTCTCCGGCGTATTTGGCTACGCGGTGGGCGCGCAGTTTCCCCCCAGCTGGGTCGAGGGGACCGGCTATATCGCCCAAGGGCAGTTGCGTGAATTTGAAGCCAATATGGTGTTTCACCTGCCGCTATGCCTGCGGTCGCCGGGGCAGTGGGGCGTTGGGCTGAGCGATACAGTGGTGGTGACCGCGCAAGGTGCCAAGCCACTAACAGGTAACGACTGGCAGCTATTTCAGGCGCCCAGCACGACCAGATAA
- a CDS encoding NAD(P)/FAD-dependent oxidoreductase, producing MQSQTSSGHVSSYYAASANVSPERSVLEGDVESDVCVVGAGFTGISAALHLAERGYRVVVLESVAIGFGASGRNGGQIVNSYSRDMDIIEKQNGAETARALGAMAFEGNQIIRQRIEKYQIDCDLKEGNLFAACNKKQWEGLKEQKTLWERYGHQELELLDGDEVRREIGSERYVGALMDHSGGHLHPLNLVLGQAAALEALGGRIFEHSPVTRVEHGEPVTLHTPKGRVTAQRVVMAGNAYLQGLLPKLESKAMPCGTQIITTEPLPAELAARLLPNDKAVEDCNYLLDYYRLTADNRLLYGGGVNYGGQASASIEAAIRPKMLTTFPELSDVRVDYAWSGNFLLTLNRLPQFGRINSNVYYAQGYSGHGVTCSHLAGKLVAETISGEEARFESFAQVSHLPMPGGRLLRVPLSAIGAWFYAMRDRLAV from the coding sequence ATGCAATCTCAAACTTCTTCTGGGCATGTCTCATCTTACTATGCGGCGTCTGCCAACGTTTCGCCGGAACGGTCTGTGCTAGAAGGTGATGTGGAGAGTGATGTCTGTGTAGTGGGAGCTGGATTTACCGGTATCTCAGCGGCGCTACATCTGGCCGAGCGTGGTTACCGTGTGGTGGTGCTGGAAAGCGTGGCGATTGGCTTCGGAGCATCTGGACGTAACGGCGGGCAGATCGTTAACAGCTATAGCCGTGATATGGATATTATTGAGAAACAGAATGGCGCTGAAACCGCTCGCGCGCTGGGCGCTATGGCGTTTGAGGGTAACCAGATTATCCGGCAACGCATTGAGAAGTATCAGATCGATTGTGACCTGAAAGAGGGTAACCTTTTTGCTGCCTGTAACAAGAAGCAGTGGGAAGGTCTCAAGGAACAAAAGACCTTATGGGAGCGCTACGGCCATCAGGAACTGGAACTGCTGGACGGCGATGAGGTCAGGCGAGAGATAGGCAGCGAACGCTACGTGGGCGCATTGATGGATCACTCTGGTGGTCATCTACATCCCCTCAATCTGGTGCTGGGGCAGGCAGCAGCATTAGAGGCGCTGGGTGGGAGGATTTTTGAGCATTCGCCCGTGACGCGAGTGGAACACGGTGAGCCGGTAACGCTGCATACCCCGAAGGGGCGAGTGACTGCTCAGCGGGTGGTCATGGCTGGCAATGCCTATTTGCAAGGGTTGCTACCCAAGCTGGAAAGTAAAGCGATGCCGTGTGGAACCCAGATCATTACCACTGAGCCACTGCCGGCAGAGTTAGCAGCGCGATTACTGCCTAACGATAAAGCGGTAGAAGATTGCAATTATCTATTGGATTATTACCGCCTGACTGCTGATAACCGCTTGCTGTATGGCGGGGGTGTGAATTATGGCGGGCAAGCATCAGCCAGTATTGAAGCGGCCATCCGGCCGAAAATGCTAACCACCTTTCCTGAGCTGAGCGATGTCCGCGTTGATTACGCCTGGAGCGGTAACTTTCTGCTGACGCTCAACCGTTTGCCGCAGTTCGGACGTATTAATAGCAATGTCTACTATGCGCAGGGGTACTCTGGTCATGGTGTAACGTGCTCGCATCTGGCGGGAAAGCTGGTGGCAGAAACCATTAGCGGTGAGGAAGCGCGTTTTGAATCCTTTGCACAGGTCTCTCATCTGCCAATGCCTGGCGGGCGCCTGTTGCGTGTGCCGCTTTCCGCCATAGGGGCGTGGTTTTACGCCATGCGTGACCGGCTTGCAGTGTGA
- a CDS encoding glutamine synthetase family protein, with the protein MSSASPTNAHNEPQDFLERYPDITSIDLLISDLNGVIRGKRIPRDNLSKVFKTGIFLPASVFALDINGNTVEETGLGLSSGDGDRLCRAIPGTLNPAPWLNKNHYGQLLMTMEEMDGTPFFADPRQILRRLLKQFSDRGLTPVVALELEFYLVDRLRDGGNLIQPPQSPCSGERATQSQLYSVLELDEYAEFINDLQSAAQAQDLPLDTVLKECAPGQFEANLVHDDDALRACDNTVLLKRLIKGVALRHGFEATFMAKPYGQEAGSGTHVHASIVDSNGQNIFAENGDDPLESKALQHAVGGLLGLMPDSMALLAPNLNSFRRFQEGLYVPMAPTWGYDNRSVAIRIPAGPKEARRIEHRVAGADVNPYLLLATVLASIHHGMDQQLTPAAPIIGNAYDQIAPQLTNSWTQALHLLGNNRVLGEQLGEDFIHVFIANRQSERAETMREVSAMEYDWYLRQV; encoded by the coding sequence ATGTCCTCTGCCAGTCCTACAAACGCTCACAACGAACCCCAGGATTTCCTTGAGCGCTATCCTGACATTACCAGTATTGACCTTTTGATCAGTGACCTTAATGGCGTTATCCGTGGCAAACGGATCCCTAGAGACAACCTTTCTAAAGTCTTCAAAACAGGCATTTTCCTGCCTGCATCCGTATTTGCGCTGGATATCAACGGCAATACCGTGGAGGAAACCGGACTAGGGCTTTCCAGCGGCGATGGTGATCGTTTATGCCGCGCCATTCCCGGCACGCTCAACCCGGCACCTTGGCTGAATAAAAACCACTACGGTCAGCTATTGATGACCATGGAGGAAATGGATGGCACGCCGTTCTTTGCCGATCCGCGCCAGATTTTGCGCCGCCTTCTTAAGCAGTTCTCTGACCGTGGCTTAACACCAGTAGTCGCCCTTGAATTGGAGTTTTACCTGGTCGATCGTCTGCGCGATGGAGGGAATCTGATTCAGCCACCGCAATCTCCCTGCAGTGGCGAACGGGCCACGCAAAGCCAACTCTACTCAGTGCTGGAGCTGGACGAGTACGCTGAATTTATCAATGATTTGCAGAGTGCCGCTCAGGCACAAGACCTGCCGCTGGACACGGTGTTGAAGGAGTGCGCACCAGGGCAATTTGAAGCCAACTTGGTTCACGACGATGATGCTTTGCGCGCCTGTGACAATACGGTACTACTCAAGCGACTGATAAAGGGCGTGGCGCTACGCCACGGTTTTGAAGCCACCTTCATGGCCAAGCCCTATGGTCAGGAAGCAGGTAGCGGCACCCATGTTCATGCAAGCATAGTGGATAGCAACGGGCAAAATATCTTTGCCGAAAACGGCGATGACCCACTGGAAAGCAAAGCGCTACAACACGCCGTAGGGGGGCTGCTGGGGCTGATGCCGGACTCCATGGCGCTACTGGCGCCAAACCTAAATTCCTTCCGCCGTTTTCAGGAAGGGCTTTATGTGCCAATGGCACCCACCTGGGGATACGACAACCGCTCCGTGGCGATACGCATACCCGCCGGACCAAAAGAAGCGCGACGCATCGAGCACCGCGTGGCCGGCGCTGACGTCAACCCCTATCTGCTACTAGCCACCGTGCTGGCGTCAATCCACCATGGAATGGACCAGCAGCTCACCCCCGCTGCGCCCATCATCGGCAACGCCTATGACCAAATCGCGCCTCAGTTAACTAACAGTTGGACCCAAGCGCTACACCTGCTTGGCAACAACCGCGTACTCGGCGAACAACTTGGCGAAGACTTCATTCACGTGTTCATTGCCAACCGCCAATCAGAGCGTGCCGAAACCATGCGCGAAGTCAGTGCGATGGAATACGACTGGTACCTGCGGCAAGTCTAG
- a CDS encoding gamma-glutamyl-gamma-aminobutyrate hydrolase family protein, translating into MEKIQSPSPVVGVIACCRDVEGHPAQMVTDKYLQALYQYGMTPIILPVLAADTLTFEQRKAQAVALFGNLDGLLLTGSYTNVSPSRYGAERAPENTRDDAWRDELALVWVHEAVKQALPLFGICRGFQEINVAFGGTLHQAVHTLPNMLDHREPSADNKAGHYAPAHELNIRPDGALAALYDAEHAEVNSLHQQGIDQLAPELDAEAWAPDGLIEAISIRDATAFALAVQWHPEWYPKEHPLYDSLFQGFAAACRHHRYQHDAQPAAC; encoded by the coding sequence ATGGAAAAAATCCAATCCCCAAGCCCGGTTGTGGGTGTAATCGCCTGCTGTCGGGATGTGGAAGGCCACCCTGCTCAGATGGTGACCGACAAATACCTCCAAGCGCTCTACCAGTATGGTATGACGCCGATTATTCTCCCCGTGCTAGCTGCCGACACGTTGACCTTTGAACAGCGCAAAGCTCAGGCCGTAGCGCTCTTTGGTAATCTTGATGGTCTTTTGCTTACAGGCAGCTACACCAACGTCTCACCGTCCCGTTATGGCGCCGAGCGCGCACCTGAAAATACCCGCGATGACGCTTGGCGTGATGAGCTGGCACTTGTCTGGGTGCATGAAGCAGTGAAGCAAGCGTTGCCGTTATTCGGAATCTGCCGCGGTTTCCAGGAAATCAACGTGGCATTTGGCGGCACATTGCACCAAGCCGTACACACGCTACCAAATATGCTCGACCACCGTGAGCCATCCGCCGATAACAAAGCCGGTCATTATGCGCCTGCTCATGAGCTGAATATCCGTCCTGATGGTGCTTTGGCGGCGCTATATGATGCAGAGCACGCCGAGGTGAATTCGCTTCATCAGCAAGGGATTGATCAGCTTGCGCCGGAGCTTGATGCGGAGGCGTGGGCGCCGGATGGGTTGATTGAAGCGATTTCTATACGTGATGCCACCGCGTTCGCGCTGGCCGTTCAATGGCATCCTGAGTGGTATCCCAAAGAACATCCTTTATACGACTCGCTGTTTCAGGGCTTTGCAGCGGCTTGCCGTCACCATCGCTACCAACATGACGCACAGCCTGCCGCTTGTTGA